Proteins encoded within one genomic window of Setaria viridis unplaced genomic scaffold, Setaria_viridis_v4.0 scaffold_315, whole genome shotgun sequence:
- the LOC140221580 gene encoding uncharacterized protein, translating to MQGGCIADIGSCGTGFDSASGSVRTKKFRTKGSELADRKGEKNKAMPRAPSICCSSIDEALSFSSRARCNKRLVLFPSREPRERPAPRRAKLIFKTGSSGALKRAGPLKGRLLCERSSESTRVLRTKGVYNWGAAPLFCWRDRMEFFTKFETKEKRKVSL from the coding sequence ATGCAAGGAGGATGTATAGCTGATATAGGATCTTGTGGAACAGGATTTGATTCTGCAAGCGGTTCGGTACGAACGAAGAAATTTCGAACAAAAGGATCGGAACTCGCTGATAGGAAAGGAGAGAAAAACAAAGCAATGCCAAGAGCTCCGTCAATCTGCTGTTCATCGATAGACGAAGCTCTCTCTTTTTCATCTCGTGCCAGATGTAACAAAAGATTAGTCCTTTTTCCTTCTCGCGAACCACGGGAGCGCCCAGCGCCCAGAAGAGCAAAGCTCATTTTCAAAACTGGGTCAAGCGGCGCATTAAAAAGGGCTGGCCCGTTAAAAGGACGCTTACTTTGCGAACGAAGTTCAGAATCAACAAGGGTTCTCCGAACGAAGGGAGTGTACAACTGGGGCGCAGCCCCACTTTTTTGTTGGAGAGATAGAATGGAGTTCTTCACGAAGTTCGagacaaaggaaaaaagaaaagtttcTCTATAG
- the LOC117848615 gene encoding LOW QUALITY PROTEIN: cytochrome c biogenesis CcmF N-terminal-like mitochondrial protein 2 (The sequence of the model RefSeq protein was modified relative to this genomic sequence to represent the inferred CDS: deleted 1 base in 1 codon) has product MERKTPLLRLFVGPPARTQWSGWLVVSGSRRNASFMPRVLATARIHSVILPLLHYWTSLLNILTLPCCVSGTFSIRSGLLAPVHSSATDDTRGRFLWRFFLLITGISMTLFYQMKQEASVRRTYKKEMVVARSTLVHLRHSARAQPRPVMLWNNFSSC; this is encoded by the exons ATGGAAAGAAAGACACCACTACTTCGCCTCTTTGTTGGACCGCCGGCGCGAACACAGTG GTCGGGGTGGCTGGTGGTTTCGGGATCCCGTAGA AATGCGTCTTTTATGCCTCGGGTATTAGCCACAGCTCGTATTCATTCAGTAATTCTACCCCTTCTTCATTATTGGACCTCGCTTCTTAATATTTTGACTCTTCCATGCTGTGTCTCAGGAACCTTTTCAATACGGTCCGGATTGCTAGCTCCCGTTCATAGTTCTGCTACAGACGATACACGAGGAAGATTTTTATGGCGGTTCTTCCTTCTAATTACAGGCATATCTATGACTCTTTTTTACCAGATGAAGCAGGAGGCATCGGTCCGTAGAACCTATAAAAAAGAGATGGTTGTGGCGCGAAGTACTCTTGTGCACCTACGTCACTCGGCTCGCGCGCAACCCCGCCCCGTTATGTTATGGAATAATTTTTCTTCTTGCTGA